The region AGCTTGCTTGAGAATGGTATGGGTGCGGAGGGTTTGCTCCAAGTTGAGTTGACTGGATGCATTGCCAGCATGGACACGGTAATAGTAAAGCGGTTTGGGAATGTGGCGAATGTGTGTGACTTCGGAAAGCCGCAAACAAAGGTCATAATCTTCGACAAAGTCGAGGGAATTGGTGATGCCGCCCACCTGCTCATACAGCAATCGCCGCATCAACCGAAAGTGGAACGTCATGAAGTCCAGCAGTAACCGATCTTTGGAGTAGGGGATGCGGCAACGGTGCCCATACCGCATGATTTGTCCCTGCTCATCTATGTCGTAATAGTCGGTATAGACCATGCCAACTGTGGGACAAGCATCTAACATCTGAACAGTTTCTGCCAGAGCCGTTGGAGCCAGGCGATCGTCGCTATCTACCCAACCCAGATAAGTTCCCTGAGTTTGGGCGATCGCGCTTGCCAGAGCGGCTACCCGTCCTTGATGTTTGGCGGACACCACCCGTACTCGTGGATCTTGCTGAGCAAAGGTTTGTGCCAGTGCCACCGACCCATCTTGCGAACCGTCATCCCATATCAACAATTCAAAGTTTGGGTAGGTTTGCTGCAAAACACTGGCAATTGCAGCCTCCAAAAACAATTCCCGGTTGTAGGTTGTAATGACGATTGAAACAAGCGGACGCATAGGGTACTCCAAAACCCCCAGATTTTGGTTTTAGCACCCTCAATCATGCCTCAATACAATTAATTCCAAATCTTCAAATTTATTTGTCGATTAATAAAGGCGTAGTAAAGGCAACGTTTGAGTACATTTTTTCAGCATGTTTCAAAGAACATGAGGTTCTCATGCAGGGTCTTGAGCACAGCGAAATCCAGCAAATACCTCGCGCACGTGGGGATGATACCAGTTGCGAAAGGTTGAACGTAATGCCCAGGGACGAGTTGCCCAACTCCCACCCCGCAACACCCGATGGTTTTCATCAAAATATGCCTGCGAATAGCCGCGATAAGGATAACTCTGGAACCCGGGATAGCCAGCAAACCAGGATGCAGTCCACTCCCAAACATTCCCCAACATATCCTCACAGCCATAAGGACTGTAGCCCAGTGGATAGTGGTGAATGGGGGTGGTATGCCCAATTTGATGGTTATGATTGCAGCGATCGCAGGTTGGAAACTCATCCCCCCAGGGAAACCGCTGATTCTGGCGTCTGGTAGGATTCCAACTGGCAGCTTTTTCCCATTCTGATTCAGTCGGCAACCGTTTCCCAACAAAGTTTGCGTAAGCTTCTGCCTCATACCAACTCACTCCACACACAGGATGCGCATCCCAGGCAGAATCCTCTCTCCAGTAAAGCGGTTGGCTCACTGGATTTGCTTGCAACCACGCCCAGCCCTCCGGCGACCACCACTCTCCCTGGGTGTATCCCCCCGCTTGCATAAACCGCCGATACTGCTCACAGGTCACTGGGGTTTGATCTATCCAATAGGCATCCAAATACACTGTGTGTACAGGTTGCTCGTTGTCCAATGCATCCAGCGCATCGTTGCCCATTGCGAAATATCCCGCTGGAATATATATCATTTCCGGCTGCGATCGCTGTATCTGGCAATCTAGAGTCTTTACTCTGGAATTTGCTGGGGAATTGGGGATCAGGTATCGGGTATCGGGTATCGGTGATGCCTGACTCCTGACTTCTGTTTTCGGCAGGCATAAAGCACTGCTTTCATATCTCTGCTTTTCCTGCAACGCCAACACGATCGCGATCGTTTCGCAATGCTGACTCTCATGCTGCAATAACCAAAGCCACAGCCGTCTTTGCTGATCGAGCGGTGCTGTTTTTAGATAATCAAAAACCTGAGTACGAGTTGCACTCAGATAGGTCTTAACCTCTGCCAAGGAAGGAAGATGAATGCGATTGCATTTAGGTAATGTATCTGCCGCAAACAGGTGACGATACTCTGGGAACTGGGGAGCCATGCCTGCCAGATGCTCCAGAATCCATAGCCCTTCCGTGTAAGCAATGTGACCCAAGTGCCAGCCAATCGGGCTGAAGTCAGGATGGGCTTGCCGACAAAATGTCTCGTGATCTACGTCATGAAATAAAGCCAGCGTTTGTTCCCGGCATTCTTCCATCCAGGATTGCAGCAGATTGGCAGAATACCTGGTTGGTAACTGTTGGTGGGTTGTTCGTGGCTGGTAACTCATCTACAAATAAAGCGTCTCAATCGTAAGGTCGGCGTTGACAGTCAGCAGGCTGCGATTGGCAAAGGCAAGCCAATTGCCCTCAAACAATGGTTCAGAGGCGATTAACACAGAATCTGGGAACAACCCATCATCCCGCAGCCAATACAACGTGGGTACAGGAGAACGACTGGCAAATCGAGAAGCAACCAACTGTTGCCCATCACTCACAATCAGGTTGGCAGAGAAGTCAGTCTGGTACTGGTTTCCCAGGTCTTCCAGTACAGCAAGCATTTGCTGCAAGGCATCTGTTAAAGATGGCTGGGCTGTGGTTTCCAGTTCGTTCACCAGTAAAGCAAAAAGATGTTCAGAATCAGTGGAACCCTGGATAGATTGATAAATGCTGTCGCTTAAACGCTCACGAATCGGGCGATAGAGCGATCGCCGGAAGTTGTCAATGAAGCCATTATGAACCCCCAAGATGAGACCATGCTGAAAAGGCTGACAATTTACCAGATCAACGGATTGTCCTGTTGTGGCACTGCGAACATTAGCCAGTACGCAACCTGACTCCACATAGCGACTTAAACTGGGGAGATTTATATCATTCCAGGCTGGATAGATAGTCTTATACGTAAACGGAGCCGTTTGCCATTGCGAGTGATACCATCCCATCCCAAATCCATCTGCATTTACAACCCCAGAGGTCATTTCACGGGGTTGATAACTTTGCACAATTAAGGAATGTTCAGGTTTATAAATCAACCGATCAAGCTGGATTGGAGCACCCAAATAAGCAAGTAAGCGACACATGCAACGAAGTACGGAGGAACCTCAAAATCTTGACATACATCTATCGATAACAGCTACGGTCGCTGGCATGCCATGTACTTGCTAACGTTCGACTGCTTTTTCGTTTCTCTTGATAGACTGGTTAAGTTCACTCTATTTGTTGAATTCCTCAATGTCACGTTCCATTCAAAAACGCTCTGCTTTTGATAGCACTCAATTGATGCGCCGCGCTGATGATCTGATTTCAGCCGCGTCTAACCGCTATCGTATTACGGTACAGGTAGCAAACCGGGCAAAGCGCCGTCGTTTTGAGGATTTTGATAACAATGATGATCCATCTATGAAGCCTGTCATGCGTGCCATCATTGAAATGTCGGATGAATTGACTCAGCCCGAAATTATTGGTGAGCTATAAGCAGTCTCGCGATGAAATCACGGTTTGCTGTCACCGTTTTGCTATTGGCGATCGCCCCTGTTTCCGTGTTTGTTCCGACCTTTGTGGGGAACGAGCAGGCGATCGCTCAAATTATTCGCTCTGAAGGAGCCTGGCGCAAGGTTTACGAACAAATCCCAGATCTGCCACGAGAAAACCAATACATTGATCGGGAAACAGGTAAGGTCGCGGAAGAAAATACCCTCGTCAGTCGCCTAATTCGCTATCACCTCTATGTGAGAGGTCGTCCACCCTTTTACCGGTTAGATTGGAAAATCACGCTGGCAGAATATTTGGGCTTGAGCGGGCAAGTGGATGATTCAGACTATCCCAGCGGTAAGCGGCTCAACAAAAATCCTTTAGAAGGAGACCTGGCAGCGATTCGCAAGTTAAACCGCAGTCAGCGAGATGCACTCGTCCAGGCATTGGTGGATGCCTTTGTTCCCCAATCTACGCGATCGCGGCAGGTTGTGCCCAAACCTGTGATCCAGTTACCGCCCGGTGCAAAAGAGTAGGACTTTAACCTTCGTACACGTCTAAAGTGGAACGGTTGATTAAATCGGGAACTGGTTGGCGCATTGGTTGGAATCCAATGGCAGAGCAATTTAAAGGTTTGGTGGGAACTGATGACTGGTCATTGGAACTCACAGAAGCAGAATTTAGTGACTTCTGCCGCTTACTGAACCAACTGGTACACACCATCACAACCATGCAAGCAGAACTGATGGATGAAGAAGCGATCGCAGTTGAAGTTGAAAGCGATCTTCTGTGGCTGGAAGCAGAAGGTTATCCCCATGCTTATACGTTGCATTTAATTTTGCTAACTGGGCGACGCGGTGAGGGCTGTTGGCAGTCCGGTGCGATAATGCCACTTTGGCAGGCAGTGCAATCCATCCAGGTGTTTTGATCAGGCTTTTGCCAGTGCTAATCGGCGACCATAGGCGATCGCCGCAAACGCCATCAGATTCATAAACACACTATATATCGCTGCTGGAACTGCCATATCCGGGTTATTCAGCAATCCTGCGGTAATCGCGATCGCCAACGTGCCGTTTTGAACTCCCACCTCAATCGCAATGCAGATTTGCTGAGGAATCGGCAACTTTGCTAACTTGCTGCTGTAAAAACCAACCAGCGTTGCCAGAACGTTGAGTAAAAATGCGCTGACCCCTACCTGCACAAAAAAGCCAGGTAACCGTTTCCACTCAATGATGAGAATTGCCAGCAGAATCAACACCAGAAATGCGATCGCCAGCCGACTAATGACTCGTTCTAACTTCGCGGCAACTCCAGGAAATCGATAACGAATTACCATGCCAATGCTCACCGGAAACAGCGTAATCAGAAACACCTGCCCCATCATTTGACCCACTGGCAACGTAACCGCTGATGTTTGACCCATAAAATATTGCAGGAACACCTGGGTCAATAGTGGGATTGTGAAAACAGTAATTGTGCTGCTAAATGCCGTGAGCGTAATCGAAAGTGCCACATCCCCCTTGGCAAAATAGGTGATCAAGTTCGAGGAAGGACCACCAGGACAAATCGCTAGTATCATTAATCCAACAGCAATAGCTGGTTCCATCGGTACCACAAACGTAATCAAAAAGCCGATAAGTGGTAATAGAATGAGTTGATTTACTAACCCCACTACAACTGCTTTGGGATAGCGCCGGATGCGCTGAAAGTCGTCAGGGATGAGCGTCAATCCCATGCCCAACATGATGATTGCTAAGGCTGTGGGTAAAAGAACGGCTGTAAATAGATTCGCTTGCATGAACGAAGCTGGTTGCAATATTTGGTTAATGACAAAAAACAGTTTACAGGGCGATGGAATAGGCTCAGCGATCGCGACCCTTGCAAAAATTTCCATCCTGCCATTTACTAACTTGATTCATCAATTTTTTTTGCGAAAACTTTTGCCTACCCATGCTATATTTGTTAAGCTGAATCATCACATCGGGGCGTAGCGCAGCTTGGTAGCGCACTACTTTGGGGTAGTAGGGGTCGTGGGTTCAAATCCCGCCGCTCCGATGCAATGAAACCGCTCTTAATGAGCGGTTTTGGTTCTTTAAAGAAAACTGGCTCAGGGCAGGCCGATTCAATCAAGTATCTCGAACTGACACCTCATCCCATACAGTCTGCTCGTCGATAGGGGCAAATCTTTGATCTTTAGGGAAAGAACAACTTGTTATAAAGATCAGACTCTAGAATTAAGAGAAAGCTGGTCGTTAAATTCTTAACATTAGACCTGTTGGGAAACAACGAGAAAAATTTTGAAATCCTGATATGGTCTGTCTTTCAAAGTTTTTTTGATCAAATTACTGAAACACTTACCAGGAAAGGCTTTCAAGAATTTTTGAGCCTCTTGCATCACAACTCTATTACAGACCAGGAGGTTTGTCTCATGGTCAAACGAACGCTTCAGGCATCCCTTGCCAAAATGCAACAAGTCAAACAAGGATTCGCTTTAAAAGGGTGGATTGATAAGGAGATTAAATGATAAACCACTCATTTTGGTTTTATGGGATTGCTTTTTTTGGAATTATTCTTTTACGGTATTTTCTAGTAGCAGGCGGCACATATCTCTTCTTTTATTCTCCCGTTAGTCAAGTCTTGATTCATCATCAGTTGGCCTATCAATCACCTTCCTGGCGATCCATCCGTCACGATATTCAACTTTCGGTTTTTTCTGCTGGGGTATTTGCATTAGCCGCAGCTTGTATTCTCTCAGCCTATAACGGGGGCATGACTCGCCTGTATAGTGAGCCTCAACTCCATGGGCTGTGGTATTTAGGGGTTAGTTACGCCATAGTGTTGCTACTCCAGGATGCTTACTTTTATTTCACCCATCGCCTGTTTCATCATCCGTGGCTCTTTCGTTGGTTGCATCAGGGCCACCACCAATCGCGCTATCCTACTTCTTGGACTTCTTTTGCTTTTGACCCCTTAGAAGCGATCGTGCAATCTCTCTTCCTGGTTGGGATTGTTTTTGTGGTTCCGCTGCATTTCGTTACGATTGTTGCGGTGCTTGTGACGATGACGGTATGGGCTGTGGTAAATCACCTGGGAATTGATCGCCTCCCTCTGTCTTTTCCCCATAACTGGTTAGGAAGGTGGTTTATTGGGCCTGCCCATCACTCTGTTCATCACCTCAAATACACTGCGCATTATGGCCTGTATTTCACTTTCTGGGATAAGCTATTACACACTCAAGATCTCAAATATGACCAGACAATGCGCAGCCCAAGTCACCTCTGATGTTGGAAGCCTGCACCGCCATTTTTGACTGCGACATTCTGAACGGGATGAAAGTGATGCCATCGAAGGATTTTGGCTAGCTTTACGGGCGATTGGCGATCGCCTCGCTCCGTCAGATGAAGCCAGCCAGGGGAAGAGTACCAGAAATGGCAATGGCAAGAAAGCGAAGACAGGTAAGCCGTTAAGATTGGTTCCTGAAAAGTTAAGAGATGGACTGAAGAGATGGACTGAGAGGTGAGCAGTCTGTTAAGCCATGAAAGTTTTAGACAGAAGGCGGAGGTTGATGAGATGTTGAAGGCTACTGTTGAGGATGCAGCACGAGACTTAAAAGCTCTGCTGGAATAGGTTGCCAGGGGTGAAGAGGTAGTCTTGGTGGAGCAGGATAGGGAAGTTGCCCGCCTGATCCACCCTCAGCCAAGGGAGCAATGATTAGCAAATATGCGGGCGTTCCGAAGTTCTCTGCAAATTAAGGGTGAACCTCTAAGCGCAACGGTGAGTAAGGCACGTTGAAGGGAATAGGTTGAGATGATGGTTGCAATTATCGCTGAGCACATTGAAATAACGCCAGGTGTGTGTGGAGGGAGACCCCGCATTGTGGGACATCGGATCACAGTGCAGGATGTGGCAATCTGGCATGAGCGGATGGGACTGTCGCCAGATGAAATTGTGTCGCTTCATCCCACTATTTCTCTAGCAGATGTGTATGCGGCACTGGCTTACTATCACGATCACTTGGAAGAGATTCGGCAGCAAATGCGGGAAGATGAGACTCTGGCAGCAGAAATGCGGGATCAAACCCCATCTCTAGTGCAGCAAAAATTGAAGGATCGCCATGCCGGAAACGATTCGGTTTCACCTGGATGAGAATGTGAGTCAGGCGATCGCGGAAGGATTACGGCGGCGCGGGATTGATGTAACGACGACATCTGAAGTTGGACTGATGGCAGCTACAGATGAAGCTCAAGTTGAGTTCGCCCAACAACAGGGAAGGATAATTTTCACGCAGGATGCGGACTTCTTGCGCTTACATCGGGCTGGCGTTTCTCACTCCGGTATCACCTATTGTGTTCAGGGGAGCCGTTCAGTAGGCGAGATTATCCGGGGGCTTGTTCTGATTTAGGAGCTGTTAGAACCGGAAGAGATGGTAGGGAAAGTCGAGACTGTTAGGACGCAGCATCCTTCAGAACTGACTCCATCGCTTCTCGTAAAGAACTAAAGCTGGACAAGCTTTGGCGAATGCGACTTTTCAGCCAAGCCCAACACTTTTCAATTCGATTGAAATCTGGAGAATAAGCCGGTAGATACAATAAACGACAGCCCGCGGACTCAATCAGTTGAGCAATCCGTCCCCCATGATGAAATGTCGCGTTATCTAAAATCAAAACCTTTCCGGGCTTGAGCGTTGGCAGTAAACAGGTTTCGAGCCAGGTTTCAAACACGAGTCGATTACAACTGCCATGGATGGTAAAGGCAGCGCTCAACTGGTGCTCACAGTAAGCGGCGATCATATTGATGCGTTCACCTCGCCGCCCCGACTTGAGCGCTTCAAAGCGCACCCCTGGTTCACACCAACCATACCCATCATCGTCGCGTTCATCCATGCCTGATTCATCGACATCCACCCGGTCACAACCAGGTACCTGGGCGAGTTCTGCTAGGAATGCTGCTCGTTTGTCCTCATCCCGTTCGCGATAGCCATAGGTCTTTTTTTCGACTCAAACCCAGCTTCTGTAACGCCCTAGAAATCGTCCAGTCGCTGATTGGGTCGTCCCACAACTGGGCCATCTGCTTTTGGGTTTTGCCCCCATGCTGCTGAGCAAATTCGGCAAACTTGTCCCAATCAGTAATTTTGCTGTGCGTCTGATGCGGACGAGTGGATTTGGCTTGATAATCTCCAGTTGCCTTCTGCCGCTGCAGCCACAAGTCGATGGTGTTGCGACTGATCCCAAATACTTGTGCGGCTTCACTCTTCTTCATGCCGTCTAATTGGATGGCATTGATCACCTTTTGCCGCAAGTCATAACTGTAAGCTTTTGCCATTAGTCTACGAGCTTTTAGAGGGGTACATACCTCTCAGTCTACGTCCTAAGCATCTTGGCGACAGCTACAACTGTGGGTGATTAACCGGATTTGATATTACTCCAGAGCAACAAAAAGCGGCTATCCTTGCTCGATAAAAAAAACTGCGGATTTCATCAGGAGTTACGCAACTTTTCCAGACTGGGATCGAAATTGCCGCTAATGATGTCTAGCTCTATCGTGTTGGCTATACTCTAAGCTTTCTTTCTGCCTTCCCTGATGTTAATTAGTTCAAGGGAGAAAGCGGTAACGTTGACCAGATGTTGAAAAGTGCAGGTATCCCCTGTCAGACCGTGAAACTATCTGAATTGAGCCTCGCTTATGCTGTGTCATAACCGTAACTATACGGATTCTGTCTCCACTTGCGCCTAAAACTTCTTTCTCAAAAAAGGAACTTCTTCTTCGTCTCCACCATCTCAAGAGATAGCCGATGTTTGAAGAATGGATGAAAGAATTAACCCGTAGTTTTACCCATACAGTTAGCAGCGCGACGATTTGAGACGTAATCTCTCAAGGCCTGCTTCCCCCCGATTGAAGATTTCTTACTTTGCATATGGGAACTACCTGGAAAAGGTATTTCATCCTGCTTGCATCTGCAAGGGTCTGTTCACTGCAGACGTTGCAGACAAGTTATTGCAATGCTTCTACCTCATTGCAATACCGAGAAATCCAACTACCAAAGAACGGTGCCAAGCGAAGGGGTGCATCCTGCTTGTTAACTCTCTTTGGACATAACCACTCTTACGCTCTATGAAACCCTATCAACGGTCTCTGTTGTTTTTTCAAGCCGGAACCATGCCCATGAGTGCGGTTCTGCTGTTTTTTGCGCCCACGATTGTTTTTGCTCAAGCGGTGCCAGCTACAACTTCTACAGGAATAGAGAGTGCCGCGCCAACTACGACTCCTGCAAGTGCGGCAACTACCCCTACCCCTACAACCACTGCCTCTGTTCTTCCAGTTGCTATGCAGTCAGGGGTAAATTCAGGACCAGTTTACGTTCCGGTGCAGGTTCCACAATTCGTTTACCCGATCGCACAACCGGGAGTGTATCCCGTCTCAGCCCCCACTTATTCATCTGTGCCGACTTCATCTGTGCCAACGCAGATTGCGAATCCTGGGGGATTGACGGTTCAAGTTACCACACAAATTGGCATTCCTAATCAGGGAAGTTATCCGGTAATCGCACCTGCACCAGTTATCCCGATTGGAACAGGACAGGTTGGATATCTTGGTCTCCAGGGGGCTTATCCTGGTATGCCAACGAACCAGTCCGGGTATCCCTTTATTTATCCAGCAGGAGCTTACAATCCTAATTCTGCGCTGCTAACTCCGGCACAACCTTCAAACACAAATAGTTTTGTAGATGCGAACGCGAATCCAGCCTTGCTTCCCTGGGCAGCTCAAACATTGTGGCAACAGATTATTTCAGCACCAAACCCAGGCAATTCTCAGACAATATCAACTTTGCAGCAGATGCTCCGGGAGTATCCCAATTTCATTCCAGCCTACATCCAATTAGCTCAAGCATTCATTGCCAACAATCGCACCCAAGACGCTATTGCCACTCTAGAGCGAGGCATAGCTTTGTATCCTAACCAACCAGAGCTGGCGCGATCGCTCATTGTGGCGTTGGGTAACTCGAAACGATGGAATGAAGCGGCTATGGCTGCCCGCCAGTTTGTTATCCGTAATCCCAACAGTCCTTTGGTAAGCGAGTTTACGAAACTGGCAGATGAAAGTGTTAAATTGGCGCAGGCTCCCAGCAGCAATAGCAGTCCTGCCAGAGGCAGTGTCTTGAGCAACTTACTGACCACTGGACTGGGGTATTTACTGACTGGCAGAGGATCTTCTCCTATCGCCAATACACAAGCTCCCTGGTCATCTGTTTTCCCCAGTAGTAACGCAACAGGTAATCAGATGGCGCAGGAATTACTCAGTCAAGTGCAACTTCTGAATGATGCAGAAGTCAGCAACTACATCAACGATATTGGACGCAGGCTAGCGCAAGCTGCTGGACGCAGTGATTTTGAATTCTATGTGGTGAAAGATCGAGATTCTGGCGCGATCGCCCTTCCAAACAGCAAGATTTTTATCAGCGCAGGTTCTATTGCCAATACCAATTCCGAAGCTGAATTGGCATCGTTGATTGCCCGTCAAATAGGACATGCGGTTCTCTCCCACCCCAACAAACTTGCTCAGCGCGGCACGATTACCAATACATTGACTCGTTTGTTGCCTGCGATGGGTAGTTTAGTTAGCCCTAAAGTGAGAGACTTCAACAACAGCCCTACTGGCACGTTGGTTTCCGGGCTAATTAGCAACCTGAGTAACGGACTCCTGAAGCCAAATTACACGTCTCAGATGGTTAATGATGCCACTAGAACTGGCTCCCAATTGCTGGAAACAGCGGGATATAGGTCAGGCAGCTTGTTGAACATCAGCCTTGGGAGCGATCGCCATACTCAAATGAAAATCAAAGTACAGCAACTCCTAGGCACCTCTCAACCCTGGTGGAGCTTAGGAAGGTAGGAAGGACGAAAGGCAGGGGGGGAAAAAGAGAATGGGGTTGTGTGAGATAGAAAATGCCTCATCTCCCCTACTCCCCCACTCCCCTCTTATCTTCTAAAATTCCGATTCGTCGCTCAACGTTTCGATCAACAAATCCATCTGGCGTTGCCGCTGCGCCAGAAAAGTTTCACATTGGCGCAAGTTTTCTACAGCAACAGAAAAACGATCAAATACTTCAGCTAAGTCTAAATTGCCTGATTCAATCTGGGCGATCGCGGCTTCAATTTCCTTAACCGTTGCTTCGTAGCTCCAAGTAGTTCCGCTAGATTCTGATACGGAGTTGGAATCCAGCATGTTCGACTGAGAAGAAGGATGAACTTGTGCAGAGTTTGTTGAATCGCTCACGGGTTTCCTGAAGGATTAAGATTTCATGGCACAGTCTTCAAATTTATCAATCCCACACTGAATAGTATATTTTTGATCTCAAACTCAGCATCCGGTCTTCTTACCCCATTTCTTCTAACCTTGCGTCATTCGTCACTGACTGGGTAAGAACTTCAGTGACCAAGACCCTGAGTTGTCCCTCTTCAAGTTGAATGCGTAAATCCTGACCCGGTAAAATTCCCGCAGCCGTGCGAACAATGTTGCCGCTTTCTTGCCGGACAACAGCATACCCTCGCTTTAAGACGGCTTGGGGATCAAGCGTTCCTAGTTTTTGTCTTAAAAGCTGACAATGCTGCTTTGCTTGTTGATGTTGTCTCAAGCTTCCCTGAATCAGCCTTTGTTGTAGCCAATTCAATCGTTGTGCTTCATGTTGCAATCGTTGATCAAGCTTTAATTGATAAAGCCGACTCTCCAGACGTTGCAGGCGATCGCGAGTAATCTCCAGGCGATACTGCATTGCCTCACTCAATGCCAGCATCCGTTCCCGGTGCTCTGTATAAAGATCCGCAAGGCTAGGAACCGCCTGCTCTGCGGCGGCGGTTGGTGTATGAGCACAAACATCTGCCACCAAATCGGCTAAAGTCTCATCCCGTTGGTGACCAATCCCTGCAATCACGGGAATTGGACACTCTGCGATCGCTCGAACCACGCGCTCATCATTAAAGCACGCCATATCTTCGATCGCCCCGCCACCGCGTGATAGAATTAGTACGTCTGACCTACCATCCCGAACCACTCGATCAATGGCTCG is a window of Leptolyngbyaceae cyanobacterium JSC-12 DNA encoding:
- a CDS encoding Peptidase family M48 (IMG reference gene:2510095032~PFAM: Peptidase family M48), producing MKPYQRSLLFFQAGTMPMSAVLLFFAPTIVFAQAVPATTSTGIESAAPTTTPASAATTPTPTTTASVLPVAMQSGVNSGPVYVPVQVPQFVYPIAQPGVYPVSAPTYSSVPTSSVPTQIANPGGLTVQVTTQIGIPNQGSYPVIAPAPVIPIGTGQVGYLGLQGAYPGMPTNQSGYPFIYPAGAYNPNSALLTPAQPSNTNSFVDANANPALLPWAAQTLWQQIISAPNPGNSQTISTLQQMLREYPNFIPAYIQLAQAFIANNRTQDAIATLERGIALYPNQPELARSLIVALGNSKRWNEAAMAARQFVIRNPNSPLVSEFTKLADESVKLAQAPSSNSSPARGSVLSNLLTTGLGYLLTGRGSSPIANTQAPWSSVFPSSNATGNQMAQELLSQVQLLNDAEVSNYINDIGRRLAQAAGRSDFEFYVVKDRDSGAIALPNSKIFISAGSIANTNSEAELASLIARQIGHAVLSHPNKLAQRGTITNTLTRLLPAMGSLVSPKVRDFNNSPTGTLVSGLISNLSNGLLKPNYTSQMVNDATRTGSQLLETAGYRSGSLLNISLGSDRHTQMKIKVQQLLGTSQPWWSLGR
- a CDS encoding exonuclease VII small subunit (IMG reference gene:2510095033~PFAM: Exonuclease VII small subunit), which codes for MLDSNSVSESSGTTWSYEATVKEIEAAIAQIESGNLDLAEVFDRFSVAVENLRQCETFLAQRQRQMDLLIETLSDESEF
- a CDS encoding Exodeoxyribonuclease VII large subunit (IMG reference gene:2510095034~PFAM: Exonuclease VII, large subunit; OB-fold nucleic acid binding domain~TIGRFAM: exodeoxyribonuclease VII, large subunit), which codes for MASYLPDMLAPELALSVAGLTAYIQVLLEQDDQLRQVWVTGEVSSATRYRSGLFFTLQDPDEKAAINCVVWNSQIDRLATLPTPGEQLIILGRIHVHPQRGQYQLIVWQVLPGGEGLRALRYRQLRNRLEAEGLFDPFRKRPLPCHPRTIAVVTSPQAAAWGDIQRTLRRRYPGLHVLFSPALVQGDQAPDTIVRAIDRVVRDGRSDVLILSRGGGAIEDMACFNDERVVRAIAECPIPVIAGIGHQRDETLADLVADVCAHTPTAAAEQAVPSLADLYTEHRERMLALSEAMQYRLEITRDRLQRLESRLYQLKLDQRLQHEAQRLNWLQQRLIQGSLRQHQQAKQHCQLLRQKLGTLDPQAVLKRGYAVVRQESGNIVRTAAGILPGQDLRIQLEEGQLRVLVTEVLTQSVTNDARLEEMG